A genome region from Sphaerisporangium krabiense includes the following:
- a CDS encoding ABC transporter ATP-binding protein: MASIVLRNVDKIYAGGVKAVNGLNLEIRDGEFMVLVGPSGCGKSTALRMIAGLEDISGGEISIGDRVVNHLPPKDRDIAMVFQNYALYPHMTVEENLAFGLKLRKMPKAEIAKRVQEAAKMLGLDQYLKRKPAALSGGQRQRVAMGRAIVREPQAFLMDEPLSNLDAKLRVSMRASLNTLHERLGVTTVYVTHDQVEAMTLGDRVCVLRDGILQQVDTPQNLFDSPVNLFVAGFMGSPSMNFVNAELVRGDGGAAVVFGGHRLPVPDSTFAEKPGLDQYLGKKLILGIRPSDFEDAAAANGGAGGWARFPARAEVTEELGSEINVLFLIDAPPVEHRDTVAAQDNEDDEAALPLVGDKSLWTARVNSRSHVRPGQNIELAVDVHNLHFFDTDSGLAVGHPANVGR, translated from the coding sequence ATGGCATCAATCGTTCTGCGCAACGTCGACAAGATCTACGCCGGCGGAGTGAAGGCCGTGAACGGCCTCAACCTGGAGATCAGGGACGGCGAGTTCATGGTGCTCGTGGGCCCGTCGGGATGTGGCAAGTCCACCGCGCTGCGCATGATCGCCGGACTTGAGGACATCAGCGGCGGCGAGATCTCCATCGGCGACCGGGTGGTCAACCACCTGCCGCCGAAGGACCGCGACATCGCGATGGTCTTCCAGAACTACGCCCTCTACCCGCACATGACGGTGGAGGAGAACCTGGCGTTCGGCCTCAAGCTTCGCAAGATGCCCAAGGCCGAGATCGCCAAGCGCGTTCAGGAGGCCGCCAAGATGCTCGGCCTCGACCAGTACCTCAAGCGCAAGCCCGCCGCCCTGTCCGGCGGCCAGCGCCAGCGCGTCGCGATGGGCCGCGCGATCGTCCGCGAGCCGCAGGCGTTCCTCATGGACGAGCCGCTGTCCAACCTGGACGCCAAGCTCCGCGTCTCCATGCGCGCCTCGCTCAACACTTTGCACGAGCGCCTCGGCGTCACCACGGTGTACGTCACCCACGACCAGGTCGAGGCCATGACCCTCGGCGACCGGGTCTGCGTGCTGCGCGACGGCATCCTGCAGCAGGTCGACACCCCGCAGAACCTCTTCGACAGCCCGGTCAACCTGTTCGTCGCCGGCTTCATGGGCTCCCCGTCCATGAACTTCGTCAACGCCGAGCTCGTGCGCGGCGACGGCGGCGCCGCCGTGGTGTTCGGCGGCCACCGGCTCCCGGTGCCCGACTCGACGTTCGCCGAGAAGCCGGGCCTTGACCAGTACCTGGGCAAGAAGCTGATCCTCGGCATCCGCCCCTCCGACTTCGAGGACGCCGCGGCGGCCAACGGCGGCGCCGGCGGCTGGGCGCGCTTCCCCGCCCGCGCGGAGGTCACCGAGGAGCTGGGCAGCGAGATCAACGTGCTGTTCCTCATCGACGCCCCGCCGGTCGAGCACCGCGACACCGTCGCCGCCCAGGACAACGAGGACGACGAGGCCGCGCTGCCCCTGGTCGGCGACAAGTCGCTGTGGACCGCCCGCGTGAACTCCCGCAGCCACGTCCGCCCCGGCCAGAACATCGAGCTCGCCGTGGACGTCCACAACCTGCACTTCTTCGACACCGACAGCGGCCTGGCCGTCGGCCACCCCGCCAACGTCGGCCGCTGA
- a CDS encoding fibronectin type III domain-containing protein produces MALILTGVTGSGTASAATVVTASAAAGPVAHVEQSVSRVPAVPPNAPRNLRLVQITANLIRLRWDPPGGDPYPPRPGVVAYDIYATGSPFRLIATVPGTVLTYLNRRRFCDTVSYFVRARNAAGEVSAPSNVVTRHRSECKRHHDEDAVDDEFDARNKKDDVVDDRHHHDSGNDQEIIRADKVLALEDSSNGGGGGHESDHHEGHGGAGAEAHAAGGPKAGGEEHAAEQHAGKQLPFTGAPVAALAGVGGALLVSGAAGVLISMRRRRSTGAR; encoded by the coding sequence GTGGCATTGATTCTGACCGGGGTGACCGGGTCGGGAACCGCGTCGGCGGCAACCGTCGTCACCGCGTCGGCCGCCGCGGGGCCCGTCGCGCACGTGGAGCAGTCCGTGTCCCGTGTCCCGGCCGTGCCTCCGAACGCACCGAGGAATCTGCGGCTCGTCCAGATCACCGCCAACCTCATCAGGCTGCGGTGGGATCCGCCCGGGGGCGACCCTTACCCGCCGCGCCCCGGCGTGGTCGCCTACGACATCTACGCCACCGGCTCGCCGTTCCGGCTGATCGCCACGGTGCCCGGCACCGTCCTGACCTACCTGAACCGGCGCCGGTTCTGCGACACGGTCTCGTACTTCGTCAGGGCACGGAACGCGGCGGGCGAAGTGTCGGCGCCGAGCAACGTCGTCACCCGCCACCGCTCGGAATGCAAGCGGCACCATGACGAGGACGCCGTGGACGACGAGTTCGACGCCAGGAACAAGAAGGACGATGTCGTCGACGACAGGCACCACCACGACTCCGGGAACGACCAGGAGATCATCAGGGCCGACAAGGTGCTCGCCCTTGAAGACTCCTCCAACGGCGGCGGCGGAGGCCACGAGTCCGACCACCACGAGGGACACGGGGGCGCGGGCGCGGAGGCGCACGCGGCCGGCGGACCGAAGGCCGGCGGCGAGGAGCACGCGGCCGAGCAGCACGCCGGCAAGCAGCTCCCCTTCACCGGCGCGCCCGTGGCCGCGCTGGCCGGAGTCGGCGGGGCCCTGCTGGTCTCCGGAGCCGCCGGTGTCCTGATCTCCATGCGGCGCCGCCGATCCACTGGTGCG